The following coding sequences are from one Rhodopirellula islandica window:
- a CDS encoding dockerin type I domain-containing protein — translation MPFRWNRWIGTSKSARIRKRRRQSTCRRLRSENLETRNLLAANLFHNEAMPEDVNEDDQVTAIDALTIINRMNREQSGEVAGDVGRGQMTDVNNDGRNSALDALMVVNRLNREQLEDRDSGSRDTGAETKDQTDAEDTTGGDSATDESTTDDQADSEIELTGDAVLDWNNLFNELTANSADNQNPGYASRAMAMLNVAIYDSVAIASGDSDLAFYEYDSSLTKSSSDVSSQAAASSAAHSVLSSLYPEQQESIDSFYADVLATYSQDSETEAGLVLGAEVGSTVIENRVDDGADAIVEYTYTDEAGAFQSDPLNPDVPVWGPGWGEVDPFAISDADAYTPESPPALTSEEYAASYNEVKELGAVDSVTRTADQTEAGIFWAYDREGLGTPLSLFNDILETVAVQEGNSLEENAALFAQASVAMADAAVVAWTTKFEEEFWRPVTAIQDGDADGNALTEGDPEWTALGAPDGGDDIVGFTPQFPTYISGHATFGGALFGTLQEFYGTDDISFTVASEELEILLDDPELQAAYGLDLDDAERTFDSFSEAMAENGRSRVYLGIHFDFDDLVGQEVGQMIAASVASEFTVATPDDDSTGKGVEVEQLATLDRENQPNRDDSGRTALGNPESTIAKTTQLPLEDGSSRDELNRRSEEDQRLAAVDHIFAENRLI, via the coding sequence ATGCCATTCCGTTGGAATCGTTGGATCGGAACATCGAAATCAGCTCGTATTCGGAAACGGCGGCGACAATCGACTTGTCGCAGATTGCGGTCGGAGAATCTGGAAACTCGGAATCTTCTGGCCGCCAATCTTTTTCACAACGAAGCGATGCCGGAAGACGTCAACGAAGACGATCAGGTCACGGCGATCGATGCACTGACGATCATCAATCGGATGAACCGCGAGCAATCCGGTGAAGTCGCAGGCGATGTCGGCCGCGGGCAAATGACGGATGTCAACAACGACGGTCGCAACAGTGCCCTAGATGCTTTGATGGTGGTCAACCGTTTGAATCGCGAGCAGCTTGAGGATCGCGATTCAGGATCGCGGGACACTGGGGCGGAAACCAAAGACCAAACGGATGCCGAGGACACCACCGGCGGTGATTCGGCGACGGATGAATCGACGACGGACGATCAAGCGGATTCAGAGATTGAGTTGACGGGTGACGCGGTTCTTGATTGGAACAACTTGTTCAACGAGCTGACCGCCAACAGCGCGGACAATCAAAACCCGGGGTACGCTTCTCGAGCAATGGCGATGTTGAATGTGGCTATCTACGACTCCGTTGCGATTGCATCCGGAGATTCCGATCTCGCTTTTTATGAATATGATTCTTCGTTGACGAAGTCATCCAGCGATGTTTCGTCGCAAGCGGCCGCATCCAGTGCCGCACACTCCGTTCTGAGTTCGCTGTATCCGGAGCAACAAGAATCGATTGATTCGTTTTACGCGGATGTGCTGGCGACCTACAGCCAAGATTCGGAAACAGAAGCTGGGCTGGTGCTTGGTGCGGAAGTTGGAAGCACCGTGATCGAGAATCGTGTGGATGATGGAGCCGACGCGATCGTGGAGTACACCTACACCGACGAAGCGGGAGCATTTCAATCGGACCCACTGAATCCAGACGTGCCGGTTTGGGGACCGGGATGGGGCGAGGTCGATCCATTCGCGATCTCGGATGCGGACGCCTACACACCGGAATCACCTCCGGCTTTGACCAGCGAAGAATACGCGGCTTCCTACAACGAAGTGAAGGAACTGGGAGCGGTCGACAGTGTCACTCGAACAGCCGACCAAACTGAAGCGGGAATTTTTTGGGCCTATGACCGAGAAGGTTTGGGCACTCCCTTGTCATTGTTCAACGACATCCTCGAAACGGTCGCGGTGCAAGAAGGCAACTCGTTGGAAGAGAACGCCGCCCTCTTCGCTCAGGCTTCTGTCGCGATGGCCGATGCGGCGGTCGTTGCGTGGACTACCAAATTCGAAGAGGAGTTTTGGCGTCCTGTCACGGCTATCCAAGACGGCGATGCCGATGGAAACGCTTTGACAGAGGGCGATCCCGAATGGACCGCATTGGGGGCTCCCGACGGGGGCGATGACATCGTTGGCTTCACACCTCAGTTCCCAACCTATATCTCCGGTCACGCGACTTTTGGCGGAGCCTTGTTCGGGACACTGCAAGAATTCTATGGAACGGATGACATTTCCTTCACGGTCGCGTCGGAAGAACTTGAGATTCTGTTGGATGATCCCGAGTTGCAGGCGGCCTACGGATTGGATCTCGACGATGCTGAGCGAACATTCGATTCATTCAGTGAGGCCATGGCAGAAAATGGACGCAGTCGCGTCTACTTGGGAATCCACTTTGATTTCGACGATTTGGTCGGGCAGGAAGTTGGTCAGATGATTGCCGCCTCGGTCGCATCGGAATTCACCGTGGCGACACCGGATGATGATTCCACAGGCAAGGGCGTTGAGGTTGAACAGCTTGCCACGTTGGACCGAGAGAATCAGCCAAATCGTGATGACTCTGGCCGCACTGCTTTGGGGAATCCTGAATCGACGATTGCAAAAACGACCCAGTTGCCTCTCGAAGATGGATCCTCGCGAGATGAACTGAATCGTCGGTCCGAGGAGGACCAGCGACTCGCTGCGGTCGATCATATCTTCGCAGAGAACCGTTTGATCTAA
- a CDS encoding mannitol dehydrogenase family protein produces the protein MTRQTSPIGANASLTPLNEANLAQLNSQVSAPQYDRSRLKPRIVHVGVGGFHRSHEAFYTDELLRNDRSSDWGICGVGLREADEKIASVLKRQDYLYTLIIRHPNGTVESRVIGSIVDFLLGCHDPESVIEQMASPDTQIVSLTITEGGYNIDAATGEFNWNHPDAQHDLQNPTTPKLVFGFLTEALKRRRARNLPAFTIQSCDNIQHNGDLTRKTVLGFARKQDPELATWIESNVCFPNAMVDRITPVTTQDDMDYLVQEHQLCDEWPVTCEPFCQWVVEDHFSAGRPAWESVGAQFVPDVGPYEKMKLRLLNAGHSVLGILGSIHGHRTIDGCVGDPLFATYLRQFMDAEVTPVLDEVEGIDLETYKDTLLERFGNPNIKDALSRICLESSSKLPVFLIPTIQDNLARGGRIELATLVIAAWCFYSDKQVDQHGNPLEIIDELKQPLHQAAAATRKDPLSFLEVTEVFGDLIQNERFTKQYVSMVETLYETTDIASIMEDLLQSGNDPN, from the coding sequence ATGACCCGTCAAACGTCACCCATTGGCGCGAACGCCTCGCTGACACCACTGAACGAAGCCAACCTAGCGCAGCTGAATTCACAGGTTTCGGCGCCACAATACGACCGCAGTCGACTGAAACCGAGAATTGTGCACGTCGGCGTCGGAGGATTCCATCGTTCGCACGAGGCGTTTTACACAGATGAACTGTTGCGCAACGACAGGTCATCCGATTGGGGCATCTGCGGGGTCGGCCTGCGTGAAGCGGACGAAAAAATTGCCTCCGTGCTGAAGCGACAAGACTACCTCTACACGTTGATCATTCGACATCCCAACGGAACCGTCGAAAGCCGCGTGATCGGTTCGATCGTGGACTTCTTGCTGGGATGCCATGATCCCGAGTCGGTGATCGAGCAAATGGCCAGTCCCGACACGCAAATCGTTTCTCTCACGATCACCGAAGGTGGCTACAACATCGACGCTGCAACGGGCGAGTTCAACTGGAATCATCCCGATGCCCAGCATGACCTCCAAAACCCGACCACGCCCAAATTGGTGTTTGGCTTTCTGACCGAAGCGCTCAAGCGTCGTCGCGCTCGCAACCTACCCGCGTTCACGATCCAGTCCTGCGACAACATCCAACACAACGGAGACTTGACTCGCAAAACGGTGCTTGGTTTCGCACGCAAGCAGGATCCCGAATTGGCAACTTGGATTGAATCGAACGTTTGCTTTCCCAACGCGATGGTCGACCGCATCACTCCAGTCACCACTCAAGACGACATGGACTACTTGGTCCAGGAACATCAACTTTGCGACGAGTGGCCGGTGACATGCGAACCATTTTGCCAGTGGGTCGTGGAAGATCACTTTTCAGCCGGGCGTCCCGCCTGGGAATCCGTCGGTGCCCAGTTTGTTCCCGACGTCGGCCCCTACGAGAAGATGAAGCTTCGGTTGCTCAACGCGGGCCACTCGGTGCTCGGGATCCTCGGATCAATTCATGGCCACCGCACGATCGACGGATGCGTCGGCGACCCTCTGTTTGCAACTTACCTTCGGCAGTTCATGGACGCCGAAGTGACACCGGTGCTGGATGAAGTCGAGGGGATTGATCTCGAAACCTACAAAGACACACTGCTGGAACGCTTTGGCAATCCAAATATCAAAGATGCGCTCTCGCGAATTTGCTTGGAAAGCTCGAGCAAGCTACCGGTCTTTTTGATTCCCACGATCCAGGACAACCTGGCTCGCGGAGGCCGCATTGAACTCGCGACGTTGGTCATCGCCGCTTGGTGTTTCTACAGTGACAAACAGGTCGATCAACACGGCAACCCGCTCGAGATCATCGACGAGTTGAAACAGCCACTTCATCAGGCAGCCGCGGCGACGCGTAAGGATCCCCTTTCGTTCCTCGAAGTCACCGAGGTGTTTGGGGATTTGATTCAAAACGAACGCTTCACCAAGCAGTATGTCTCAATGGTCGAAACGCTATATGAGACGACCGACATCGCCTCAATCATGGAAGACCTTCTTCAGTCTGGAAACGACCCGAACTGA
- a CDS encoding purine-cytosine permease family protein: MSTETNRQMIAQMKQEQLPVPVHRLHRWPHFVGLYAGEHVAATEFVIGATFVAMGASTRDILIGLLIGNILAILSWTLITTPIAVQTRLSLYTYLEKIAGESMTRLYNWANVLIFTVISAAMITVSCTAVRLLFNIPPQLQWYPTDSLFVAVVVAVGMIVVLVAMYGFNAVAEFSGLCGPWLVVMFVSGALVLFPALAESVLGRTTLNGFSDFLLIGDDSIWTGTNAAGKPGIGLWEVAGFAWAANTITHFGLIDMALLRYAKKSIYGLCTSAGMLFGHYIAWIASGIMGAGAAVLLKSTIVELDPGDVAFRALGMSGYVIVIVAGWTTANANLYRAGLAAQAIFHKRSRKMVTFTVGCVTVAVACFPFVFRQILPLLTYAGLLVVPVGGIVFAEHVVFPRIGFTRYWAQYRNLPHSVPAIASWTAGLIFGFGLNAFEVMSFYYLFLPTWLFTILLYTFLAKLYGAAEKYPEEEEKERILNEDIREFQREQALVEGDPVEDPSRQSLVLRWISRVCLALILLLALKVMFQSPDMRTYTSNRDLFYTWAFVLTISYFATAYWVLHRFKALNPQHDN; this comes from the coding sequence ATGAGTACTGAAACGAACCGACAAATGATTGCTCAAATGAAGCAGGAGCAATTGCCGGTTCCGGTGCACCGTCTTCATCGCTGGCCACACTTTGTGGGCTTGTATGCGGGAGAGCATGTTGCCGCGACTGAATTTGTGATCGGGGCCACGTTTGTTGCGATGGGAGCCTCCACGCGTGACATTTTGATCGGGCTGTTGATTGGCAACATTTTGGCGATCCTCAGTTGGACCCTGATCACGACGCCGATCGCCGTGCAGACTCGACTGAGTCTTTACACGTACCTGGAAAAGATCGCCGGCGAGTCAATGACTCGGCTCTACAACTGGGCCAACGTCCTGATTTTCACCGTGATCTCCGCGGCAATGATCACGGTGTCTTGCACCGCCGTCCGGTTGCTGTTCAACATTCCACCGCAATTGCAGTGGTACCCGACCGATTCACTTTTCGTTGCCGTGGTGGTCGCGGTCGGCATGATCGTGGTGCTGGTCGCGATGTACGGCTTCAACGCCGTCGCCGAATTCTCAGGTTTGTGTGGTCCCTGGCTGGTCGTGATGTTTGTCAGCGGCGCGTTGGTGTTGTTTCCCGCGTTGGCAGAATCGGTTTTGGGCCGAACCACACTCAATGGTTTCAGCGACTTCTTGTTGATTGGGGACGATTCGATCTGGACGGGAACCAATGCCGCTGGCAAACCTGGCATCGGTTTGTGGGAAGTCGCTGGTTTCGCTTGGGCCGCCAACACGATCACGCACTTTGGTCTGATTGACATGGCGTTGTTGCGTTACGCCAAAAAATCAATTTATGGATTGTGCACCAGCGCCGGCATGCTGTTCGGACACTACATCGCTTGGATAGCCTCGGGCATCATGGGCGCCGGTGCCGCCGTGCTGTTGAAATCCACCATTGTTGAACTGGATCCCGGCGACGTTGCTTTTCGTGCACTGGGCATGTCGGGATACGTCATCGTGATTGTCGCTGGCTGGACCACCGCCAACGCGAATCTCTACCGGGCGGGTTTGGCGGCGCAGGCAATCTTCCACAAACGATCGCGCAAGATGGTCACGTTCACGGTGGGCTGTGTGACGGTCGCGGTTGCTTGCTTCCCGTTCGTTTTCCGGCAAATTCTGCCGCTGCTGACTTACGCTGGCCTGTTGGTCGTTCCCGTGGGCGGCATCGTTTTCGCAGAACATGTCGTGTTCCCTCGCATCGGCTTCACTCGGTACTGGGCCCAGTATCGCAACCTGCCCCACAGCGTCCCGGCCATCGCCTCCTGGACCGCCGGGCTGATCTTCGGCTTTGGTTTGAACGCCTTCGAAGTGATGTCGTTTTACTACCTGTTTCTGCCCACCTGGCTGTTCACCATCCTGCTCTATACTTTCCTAGCCAAGCTTTACGGGGCGGCGGAGAAGTATCCCGAAGAGGAAGAAAAAGAGCGAATCCTGAACGAAGACATTCGCGAATTCCAACGTGAGCAAGCTTTGGTGGAAGGGGACCCTGTCGAAGATCCATCCCGGCAATCCCTTGTCCTGCGCTGGATCTCCCGTGTTTGCTTGGCTCTCATTTTGCTGCTGGCGTTGAAGGTGATGTTTCAAAGTCCCGACATGCGGACCTACACCTCCAACCGCGACCTATTTTACACTTGGGCATTTGTGTTGACGATTTCGTATTTCGCGACCGCCTACTGGGTTTTGCATCGCTTCAAAGCCCTCAATCCACAGCACGACAACTAG
- a CDS encoding transposase — protein MPRAPRADAAGHLYHVLNRANRRATIFKKQQDYAAFESILADALSKDDVELFSYCLMPNHWHLVLRPKQDGGMSRFVHWLTLTHTQRYNAHYETVGEGHLYQGRYKSFPIQDDEHFLTVCRYVERNAMTAGYCERPEDWRWGSLARWKHGSVKEKSLLASWPIARCTRWCDHVATKLSAKEQRKLDFSVKRGTPFGEENWVETTARRFDLEMTMRPRGRPRKFRTSEEGSYPVLQKGT, from the coding sequence ATGCCACGTGCTCCACGAGCCGATGCCGCCGGGCATCTCTATCACGTCCTGAACCGCGCCAATCGCCGAGCGACGATCTTCAAGAAGCAGCAGGATTACGCGGCGTTTGAGTCCATTCTGGCGGACGCATTGTCAAAAGACGACGTGGAATTGTTCTCCTACTGCTTGATGCCGAACCATTGGCACCTGGTTTTGCGGCCCAAACAAGATGGTGGAATGAGCCGGTTTGTGCATTGGCTCACGCTCACCCACACTCAGCGATACAACGCGCACTACGAAACGGTGGGGGAAGGGCATCTGTACCAGGGCCGGTACAAGAGTTTCCCGATTCAGGACGACGAGCACTTTTTGACGGTGTGCCGCTACGTCGAACGCAACGCCATGACCGCCGGATATTGCGAGCGTCCTGAAGACTGGCGCTGGGGAAGTCTGGCTCGTTGGAAACACGGGTCGGTCAAGGAGAAGTCGTTGCTGGCATCTTGGCCGATCGCTCGCTGCACGCGTTGGTGCGACCATGTTGCGACCAAACTGTCCGCCAAAGAACAAAGAAAATTGGACTTTTCTGTGAAGCGGGGGACTCCCTTTGGAGAAGAGAACTGGGTGGAAACGACGGCCCGCCGGTTTGATTTGGAGATGACCATGCGACCCCGAGGCCGTCCTCGCAAATTCAGGACGAGTGAAGAGGGAAGTTACCCAGTCCTCCAAAAAGGTACCTGA
- a CDS encoding transglutaminase-like domain-containing protein, producing MPSSPPMRLPTFSRHLASVVVLWTFPVACLLHPIDLLAQAPVTEGRSTTQQEAIDALPEIPSGLNQGFSIVRTPGKRVTATITFEVDTPSLQAKAWVFAMPEPPDLPGQKRIHSTTAPASEMIADKSVFQRPIRRCRIEVTDESQHRNAKFRCDDELQLFARSLTFNKRATSVKPPVEPLSENDRQNFLRPTPEYDYRSAAFQEWKVKNRFRRLRTEGEVRFAQRVFQKLANSYQYSYVPSEDRTASLLCQSNATDCGGLSTLFATVMRSEGVPARILSGRWAISATQGETINDQPYYQYHVIAEFYAQGVGWIPLDTSSAIIHDRTKTKLQYFGQSDGNFISYHVDPGVEFDTDLHGDYRAAYFQIPLMWVTGQGTLDGFQHQESWTVTP from the coding sequence ATGCCATCCTCCCCGCCCATGCGTTTGCCCACATTTTCGCGACATTTGGCTTCGGTCGTCGTTCTCTGGACGTTTCCAGTGGCATGTTTGCTGCATCCGATTGACTTGCTCGCCCAGGCTCCAGTCACCGAAGGGCGGTCGACGACTCAGCAAGAAGCCATCGATGCCTTGCCGGAGATTCCCAGTGGGCTCAACCAAGGTTTCTCGATTGTTCGAACGCCCGGCAAACGAGTCACGGCAACGATCACGTTCGAAGTCGACACGCCGTCCCTGCAAGCCAAAGCATGGGTCTTCGCGATGCCGGAGCCACCGGATTTACCCGGCCAAAAACGAATTCACTCCACCACTGCACCGGCCAGTGAGATGATTGCAGACAAATCGGTTTTTCAACGCCCCATCCGTCGATGCCGGATTGAGGTCACGGATGAGTCTCAACATCGCAACGCGAAATTCCGCTGCGATGATGAACTGCAACTGTTCGCCCGTTCGTTGACTTTCAATAAACGAGCCACCTCGGTGAAGCCCCCAGTCGAACCGCTGTCCGAAAACGACCGCCAAAACTTCTTGCGTCCGACACCGGAATACGACTACCGATCCGCAGCCTTCCAGGAATGGAAAGTCAAGAATCGGTTCCGACGACTCCGGACCGAAGGCGAAGTCCGGTTCGCTCAACGAGTGTTTCAAAAATTGGCCAACTCGTACCAATATTCGTACGTCCCGAGCGAGGACAGAACCGCATCCCTGTTGTGCCAGTCCAATGCAACGGACTGTGGCGGTCTCTCGACGCTTTTTGCCACGGTGATGCGAAGCGAAGGTGTGCCGGCACGAATTTTGTCAGGTCGCTGGGCGATTTCGGCGACCCAAGGGGAAACCATCAATGATCAACCGTATTACCAGTACCACGTGATCGCGGAGTTCTACGCACAAGGCGTCGGCTGGATCCCTCTGGACACGTCATCCGCCATCATTCACGACCGCACCAAAACCAAACTGCAATACTTCGGACAATCCGATGGGAACTTCATCAGCTACCACGTCGATCCCGGCGTCGAGTTCGACACCGATTTGCACGGCGACTACCGTGCGGCTTACTTTCAGATCCCCTTGATGTGGGTGACTGGCCAGGGCACGCTCGACGGGTTTCAACACCAGGAATCCTGGACCGTCACTCCCTAG
- a CDS encoding Gfo/Idh/MocA family protein, with protein MKLRIGLIGLGDQWQSMHRPALRMLGDRFDVRAIYCNVSKLAESAVSEFQADPVDGYQALVTRDDIDAVLVLENSWLRFLPATAACRAGKAVYWASDLDFDPVRDQDFKSCVQDSGVAFMAGLPRRFSPATLRLKELIATNLGSPRLIFCHKRLSLEDAPLKRRDQITRRGMEGNLGDDSRVDPEEIRARMTRTEMMQLIDWCCYVVGERPVSVMSANHSEDEAADYQALSMLFEDSSSARTSRDRFSTGTHVSSENGATSTNGSSMDSSAVSESPRRSSGSGGVTAQVSCGSYIPAQWREAIGFRPPAAMQVCCENGVAFIDLPGTLVWFDDAGRHQEFLEGESPVGEKMLGQFHRAVTSLVRNLSGLEDAFNAAAILKGARTSLREGRRVDLRDLA; from the coding sequence GTGAAATTGCGAATCGGATTGATCGGATTGGGCGATCAATGGCAATCCATGCACCGGCCGGCGCTGCGGATGCTGGGGGATCGATTCGATGTTCGTGCGATCTATTGCAACGTGTCAAAGTTAGCCGAATCGGCGGTCTCGGAGTTTCAGGCGGACCCTGTCGACGGGTACCAAGCACTGGTGACGCGGGATGACATCGACGCGGTGTTGGTGCTTGAGAATTCCTGGCTGCGTTTTCTTCCTGCCACGGCGGCATGTCGCGCGGGGAAGGCGGTCTATTGGGCCAGCGATTTGGACTTCGATCCGGTTCGCGACCAAGATTTCAAGTCCTGCGTGCAGGATTCTGGCGTGGCGTTCATGGCGGGATTGCCCCGTCGCTTTTCTCCCGCAACCCTGCGTTTGAAAGAATTGATCGCGACGAATTTGGGATCGCCGCGGTTGATCTTTTGTCACAAGCGGTTGAGTTTGGAAGACGCCCCTTTGAAACGTCGTGACCAAATCACCCGGCGAGGGATGGAGGGCAATCTCGGCGACGATTCGCGAGTCGATCCAGAAGAGATCCGTGCCCGGATGACTCGGACCGAAATGATGCAGTTGATCGATTGGTGTTGCTACGTGGTGGGGGAGCGGCCGGTCAGCGTGATGTCGGCCAACCATTCCGAGGACGAAGCGGCGGACTACCAAGCTTTGAGCATGCTGTTTGAAGATTCCAGTTCGGCTCGCACTTCTCGCGATCGATTTTCAACCGGAACGCACGTCTCGAGCGAGAATGGGGCGACATCCACCAACGGAAGTTCCATGGATTCTTCCGCGGTGTCGGAGAGTCCCCGACGATCCAGTGGAAGTGGTGGCGTCACCGCTCAAGTCAGTTGCGGGAGTTACATCCCGGCTCAGTGGCGAGAAGCGATTGGTTTCCGGCCGCCCGCCGCGATGCAGGTGTGCTGTGAAAACGGCGTGGCTTTTATCGATTTGCCAGGCACGTTGGTTTGGTTTGACGACGCGGGTCGGCATCAAGAGTTCTTAGAAGGGGAGTCCCCCGTGGGCGAAAAGATGCTGGGCCAGTTTCATCGTGCCGTGACCAGTTTGGTTCGCAACTTGAGCGGGCTGGAAGACGCCTTCAACGCGGCGGCGATCCTGAAAGGGGCTCGAACGAGTTTACGAGAAGGAAGACGCGTGGATTTGAGGGATTTGGCATGA
- a CDS encoding alpha/beta hydrolase family protein → MSSGIRATLGEPMEGPFERHSYRVRFPGGNGFELAGIVDRPRDRLTKEALTDVPVAVFSHCFTCSKDLKAIARVSRRLAELGVAVLRYDLTGLGGSDGDFSRTHFTSNQADVQAAIQFAGSEVGAVTGLIGHSFGGAASLAIASDEAARPSTLQAVVAIAAPSDTVHLANLLDRMDPKIQEEGIGEVEIGGRRWSIRREMLEDFRSHQLADQLPKVEAQVMVFHSPTDETVGYDHALRIASLIGGENERSSCSVVTLSGADHLLIRHPGDAIWVADTAAAFLSRYR, encoded by the coding sequence GTGAGTTCTGGTATTCGAGCCACCCTCGGCGAACCGATGGAAGGGCCTTTTGAACGACATTCCTACCGTGTTCGATTTCCCGGGGGCAATGGGTTTGAGTTGGCTGGGATCGTCGACCGTCCTCGCGATCGTCTGACGAAGGAGGCACTCACCGACGTGCCGGTCGCCGTCTTCAGTCACTGCTTCACGTGCAGCAAGGACTTGAAGGCGATCGCCAGGGTTTCGCGACGTTTGGCGGAGCTGGGTGTCGCTGTTTTGCGGTACGACCTGACTGGGCTCGGCGGCAGCGACGGCGATTTCTCTCGCACTCACTTCACTTCCAACCAAGCGGACGTGCAAGCGGCGATTCAGTTTGCGGGATCCGAGGTGGGGGCCGTGACCGGCTTGATCGGGCACAGCTTTGGTGGTGCCGCGTCGCTTGCGATTGCCTCGGATGAAGCGGCGCGTCCATCAACCTTGCAAGCGGTTGTTGCCATCGCGGCTCCCAGTGACACCGTTCACCTCGCGAATTTGCTCGATCGAATGGATCCGAAGATTCAGGAAGAGGGAATCGGTGAAGTTGAGATTGGCGGCCGGCGTTGGAGCATCCGGCGAGAGATGCTGGAGGATTTTCGCTCACACCAACTCGCGGATCAATTGCCCAAGGTGGAGGCCCAGGTCATGGTCTTTCATTCACCCACGGACGAAACCGTGGGTTACGACCATGCGCTGCGAATTGCCAGTTTGATTGGCGGTGAGAACGAGCGGTCCAGTTGCAGCGTGGTGACTCTTTCCGGGGCCGACCACTTGCTGATCCGACACCCCGGCGATGCCATTTGGGTTGCGGACACGGCGGCCGCTTTTCTGAGCCGCTATCGCTAA
- the floA gene encoding flotillin-like protein FloA (flotillin-like protein involved in membrane lipid rafts), which yields MAMIDSIHDWNLLAQNPGGGLDSSSLLLLVGVFLALFFVAVLGFFFLRYGKLWFQAFMSDADVQLLNLIRMHFTKVNPNVIVQAKVMAAQAGLDIGRRDGISTHRLEAHYLAGGNVMNVIHAIIAAHRAQIPLEFDQAAAIDLAGRDVLDAVQTSVYPKVIDCPDPKRSGKTTLSAITKNGVELRVRTRVTVRTNIEQLIGGATEDTVIARVGEAIISSIGSAETHFRVLENPDMITRVVLSRGLDAQTAFEIVSIDIADIDVGENIGARLQSDQAEADTRVARAQAERRRAEAIAAEQLMKARVSENRARLVLAEADVPRAMAEAFKAGRIGNVSNGAPAEGSA from the coding sequence ATGGCAATGATCGATTCGATTCACGATTGGAACTTGCTGGCGCAAAACCCGGGTGGCGGACTGGACTCCAGTTCCTTGTTGCTTCTGGTCGGCGTTTTTCTGGCGTTGTTCTTTGTCGCCGTGTTGGGATTCTTCTTTTTGCGGTATGGAAAGCTGTGGTTTCAGGCGTTCATGTCGGATGCCGACGTGCAGCTGTTGAATTTGATCCGCATGCACTTCACCAAGGTCAATCCGAATGTGATCGTGCAGGCCAAGGTGATGGCGGCGCAGGCGGGGTTGGACATCGGTCGCCGCGACGGAATCAGCACCCATCGCTTGGAAGCCCACTACTTGGCGGGTGGCAACGTGATGAATGTCATTCACGCCATCATCGCAGCTCATCGTGCTCAAATTCCATTGGAGTTTGACCAGGCGGCCGCGATCGATTTGGCTGGTCGTGATGTCTTGGACGCGGTTCAAACCAGCGTGTATCCCAAGGTGATTGATTGTCCTGATCCCAAACGCAGTGGCAAAACAACTTTGAGTGCGATCACCAAAAACGGTGTGGAACTGCGGGTCAGAACTCGCGTGACGGTTCGCACCAACATTGAGCAATTGATTGGTGGTGCCACGGAGGACACCGTGATCGCGCGTGTGGGCGAAGCAATCATCAGTTCCATTGGATCCGCGGAAACGCATTTCAGGGTGTTGGAAAACCCTGACATGATCACGCGAGTGGTCCTGTCGCGTGGCCTCGATGCTCAGACCGCCTTTGAGATTGTTTCGATCGACATTGCCGACATTGATGTCGGAGAAAACATCGGGGCTCGTTTGCAAAGTGATCAAGCGGAAGCCGACACGCGTGTTGCTCGTGCCCAAGCTGAACGGCGTCGGGCCGAAGCCATCGCCGCGGAGCAGTTGATGAAAGCTCGCGTTTCTGAGAACCGTGCTCGCTTGGTTTTGGCGGAAGCGGACGTTCCACGAGCCATGGCAGAAGCCTTCAAAGCCGGTCGGATCGGGAACGTTTCCAACGGGGCACCCGCAGAAGGCTCGGCGTGA